Below is a window of Halolamina sp. CBA1230 DNA.
GACGTGCTCACGGCCCGCGACGCCGACGGCGTTCGGGCGTTCCTCGACCAGTGAGCGACCCCATGAGCGAGAACGGTGACGCGGACCGCTTCCTGCTCGACGTGATGCTCGGCAAGCTCGCGACGTACCTCCGGATGTGCGGGTACGACACGGCGTACGCGCTCGATCGCGGGATCGAGGCCGACGAGGAGCTCCGACCGCTCGCCGAGTCGGAAGGCCGGACGTTACTGACACGGGACGAGGAGCTCGCGACGGCGACCGACGACGCCGTGCTGCTCACCGAACGCGAGGTCGAGCAACAGCTTCGGGAGCTCCGCGCGACGGGGGTCGAGCTCTCACTGCCCGACCATCCACAGCGGTGTAGCGCCTGCAACGGGGAGGTCGAGCCTGCAGACCTCGACGACGCCCCCGAGCACGTTCCCGACGGCGTCGAACCGTACCGCTGTCGGGACTGTGGACAGTGGTTCTGGCGAGGATCGCACTGGGACGACGTGCAGGAAACGCTCGCGGCGATCTGAGCTACTTTCGCGGGGTGTACTCGTCGCAGGCGTCCATGTCGTCCATGAGCCCCTCGTGGAACCCACAGTAGGGCTGCATCCCCTCGTCGGTCTGGACGTACTCGAAGTGTTTGCAGGAGCCACAGTAGCTGTCCCGATCCGGCCCGCTCGAGGCGCGCTCGGGGGTCGCCCCGGTCGGCGTCCAGTCGTCGTCGCGGCGCGGGGAGTTCCCGGTGTCGACGCCTTTGACGTTGCCCGTCGAGGGGGACCCGCTGCCGGTGCGTCCGGCGGCGTTCTCCCGGTTCTCGCGCCGGGGCGGTTTGGATCCCACCGAGTCCCCGCGCTCGTCGTCGGAACGCGAACCGGTCGCCGACGGCTCGTCCGATCCGCTGCTGGGGCTGCTCGGCCCCGCGTCGGCGATCTCGGACCCGTCGACGAACGCGCCGCCGTTGCTCACGCCGTTGATCGTGTTCGTCGACGCGCCGCCGTCGCTCGCGACGCTGCTGTCGCTCCCGCCGCCGGCGCCCGGACGGTCCGGGGAGTCGACTTCGGGGGTCCCGCCGAGGACGCCCATGCTGCCGGAGAACTTCGGGAGCTCGGAGGTCGGGACCTCGATCACTTTCGTCTCCCCCTGTGTGGCCACCTCGACGTGGGCAGTGCCGCCGGGGCTGTTCCGGGACTCGAAGTTGACGATCCCGGTGAACAGACACCACAGCGTCGTGATGATCCCCGCGGAGTACAGCAGCGCGACGGGGAGGGTCAGGAGCCGCTGATCCCCGAGACAGTTCGTCCCAACCCACTGGCAGGGGTAGGCGTGGGCGAACAGCGCGACCCCGAGCAGCGAGAGCGCGGCGCCGATGACTGCCGCGACCCGGGTCCGTCGCCCCGAAGGGAGTACGGTGAAGATCCCGAGGATCGCCGCAGGGACGCCGAGCCCGGCGAGAATGCCTGCCCACTCCCACGAGGCAGTGAGCGAGGTCATCGGCGTCGTTGCCCCCACGACGATCCCGGCGATCGCGAGGAGCCCGCCGAGTGCGAACAGTCCCAGCCCCGCGTACAGTCGTCGGAGGCTGGTCTGGAACTCCGCGTCGGGCTTGTACACCTCCGAGAGACTGGTCATGTGCAGGGTGTCGGGCCCCACGGACAAAAAGCCGTACGTCAGACATGTATCAGCGAACGGATGGGTGGACGGCGTCGGCGTTATCGAAAGCGTTACCGTCGGGACAGCCGACGTGCCCGGTATGAGCGAAGAGGAAACCGAGGAGGAAGCCGAAGAGCCGGCCGTCGAGCTCGGTGAGGGTGCCGACGTCGAGGGCGCGCCGATCGCCCGCGTCGCCGCGCGACTCACCTGGCCCCAGGAGCGCAGCCGTATCGTCGAGAAGGAGGGCGACGCCACCATCCGGACGCCCGACGGACCCCGAACCCTGAGCGAGCTGCTTGAGGAGACGGACACCACCTACTTCGACACCCGGCAGACGTTCGTCGAAGCCGTCGAGGACGTGGTCGGTCGCGGCCCGATCGCGACCGAGTAGCGCGGCTCAGAACTCCAGCAGGCTCGACTGGAGCCCCGCGGCCATCGTCGACTTCCTCCGCAGGCGCCCCTCCGAGACCGGCAGGTGGGTACAGACCTCGCTGATCGCGCCCGACAGCGTCTCCGCGGTGCCGTGTTCGCCCTCGAACGCGTGGCGCACGGCCTCCCGGACCTGCCAGACGCCCACCGGACCCCAGTAGTCGTCCGAGACGTGCCGGAGGACGAGCGCCTTCGCCTGCCGATCGATCTCCGAGAGGTGTTCGAGCACGCCGAGGCGGGCGGCGTAGTACGCGCCCGCCGTCTCGTCGACGTACCCCGTCCGCCCCTCGAACTTCTCGTGGGCGCTGGCCAGGTAGATGCCGGCCTCGGGGTCGGGGTTCCAGATGCTGCCGGGCGCCTTCATCTCGACCAGTTCGTACTCCCAGTTGCCCGGCGCGAGGATCACCCAGAAGCTGTTGCCGAGATACTCGTTGTGGTGGACCTGGACGGTGTCGACGCTCTGGGTCCCGCGGAGCGTCCCGCGGAGGTACTGGCCGACCGTGTCGTCGACGGCCGTGATCGACCACCGCGTGGGGACGAGCTTCCGGTTCTCGGCCTGGCCCAGCGCGCCCGCCGAGAGGATCGTGTTGATGTCGTACACGTCGAACCCGCGGCGGTAGAGGTAGTTGATCGCGCCCTGGGCCTGCCAGTCGTCGTCCTCGAGCGTCTTCTCGACGGGGCGAGGGACGTGAGGGTTCTCCGTGAGGTCCGCGGACTGCGCCGTCGCTCGTGGACCCACGGGTGTCGCCACGTCGTCCCGGGAGACGTCGTAGTCCACGTCCGGCCGGTCGTCGAGCCCGACCTCGACGCCGACCGGACGGTCGGCGATCGCGATCTCGCGCTGGACGCCGGTGAACCCGTCCCACGCGTCGTGGACGTCGACGCCGACGCCCGTCCGGTTCGAGTTCAGCAGGCTGGTCCGGCGCTCGAACACGTCGGCGATCCCGACCCCCTCGTCGTACCACTCGCCGCTGGTCTCGAACTGGCTGGCGTCGTCCTCGTGGCCGACCGGCGAGAGGATCCCCGTCGACACCTTGGGGTAGTCCGATCGGCCGACGAAGATGGAGGGGGAGACGCTCCCGACGAGCGCGTCGTCGGTGACGTGCTCCTCGAAGCGGCTCTCGAACTCCTCCAAGTGGTCGAGTATCTCGTAGTTCTTCTCCTCGGCGAGGCGCCGGCGTTCGGCGGCCTCGTCCGCCTCGTACTCGAGATACTCGTCCAGCCGCATCACTCCGCAGTCGGCGCTGCGTGGGCTTGAAAGTTCTGTGCGTGGCACTCTCGACAGTCACGCACAGGTAGCGAACGGCGTCACGAACGCATCCCGGCCGGTGTGTCGCGCTCCCGCCTCGGCCGAACCGGGGTGATCTCTCAGCGCATACCGTCGTTGGTCGCGTTCCCGTACTTGAACGTGGGGGATGGTTCGGGACACGCGAGTGGTGGTAACTGCGGGACGGCGCACTCGGAGCGAACCGCCTTTACTCGCCGGGCGGGTAGCGAACCCATGCCGACCGTCACTGTCGACCCCGCGGACGCCCGCGAGCGCCTCCGCGAGGCCGGCGTCGAGATCCGGGAGGGGAACACCGACCACGAGCGCTGGCGGGCCGAACACGGCGACGCCGTCGCGGTCGCGTACGACGACAAGGTCGTCGTCCAGGGGAGTTCGCCCACGGATCTCACGCTCCTCCTGAAGAACGGCGGCGGCCGCGCCCACGTCTACTTCGACGGCGCCAGCCGGGGGAACCCCGGGCCGGCGGCCGTCGGCTGGGCGATCGTCAGCAGCGACGGCGTCGTCGCCGAGGGGGGCGAGACGATCGGCCGCCGGACGAACAACCAGGCGGAGTACGAGGCGCTGCTGCGGGCGCTTCGAGCCGCCAAGGATCTCGGCCTTGAGGAGGTCGACGTCCGCGGCGACTCCCAGCTCGTCGTCAAACAGCTCCGGGGCGAGTGGAACACCAACGACCCCGAACTCAAGGAGCTGCGCGTCACCGCCCGGGAGCTGCTCCGGGCGTTCGACCGCTGGGACGTCGAGCACGTTCCGCGGGAGATAAACGACCGCGCAGACGATCTGGCGAACGAGGCACTCGATGACCGATAGCGAGCCAGAGACGGCCGAACGAACCGACCCGGAGGAGGAGCGCGTGCCGGATATCCCGGCCGACGCGGTCGACGAGGTCGAACGACTGACTCGGCTGGCGCGGGCCGCCGAGCGCCGCGAGGACGACGCCGCGGTCGAGGAGGCGTCGGTGTACCGGGAGCGACGCGAGGAGCTCGTCGAGGAGTACGACTACGAGACCCGGCTCCGCGACGAGGACGACACGCTCGTGCTCTACCCCGAGGAGTGGCTGGTGGACGGCGTCGTCCAACTCGACCGCGTCGAGGAGACCGACCGCGCGGTCGAGATCTCCCTCTCGGGCCCGGGCGACCCCGAGCGCTGGCAGGAGATCGCCGACCACAACGACGACCTCGTCGACGCCGTCGCCGAGGAGCATCCGGATCACGAGGCCAACGCCCGCGCGCTGGCGGATTTCGCCAGCAACCACTACGCCAAGCCCGTCGAGAAGCTGACCGTCGAGGAGGTGGAGGTGTTCCTCGACGAGTACTACCCGCGCAACACGTGGCCCAGCGAGGCGGACGCGTCGCTGATCGAGACGTCCGTCCGAAAGCTGTTCGCGGCGGCGGATTCCGAGCCGCCGGCGCCGGTCGAGAACTGAGCCGGCGTTAGAGCTGTTCGTCGACGATCTCGCTGATCTCGTCGGCGCGGCTCTCGTCGGTCACGTACCGGGAGAGCGTCCACTCGAGGCTGTCGAGAACCGCCTCGCGGCCCTTCTCGGTCAGCTCGTACTGGTTCGTTCGCTTGTCGAGTTCGCTCTTCTCGACCAGATCCAGCTCGACCAGATCGTCGAGGTTCGGGTAGAGTCGGCCGTGGTTCACTTCGTTCCCGTAGAACGCCTCGAGCTCGCGTTTGATCGCGAGCCCGTACATCGCCTCCTCGGAGAGGATGACGAGGATGTTCTGCTGGAACGCTGTGAGATCGCGTGCGATACCCGGCTCTTCGTCGTTGACCGCTTCTGCCTCTGACATTGTTGGGTGTGGCACTGTCCGCTCCCCCCACCACCGTGAAACGGTAGACCCCCCTTCCCGGGGTGCTACCGCCGAATACACACAGTTCGGGGTATTCGTCCAGTGCGCGTGGGAAATGGTACTCGTCCCAACCTAAAAGCGTTTTCGCCCGGACAGAAACGTCCCGAAAAGCATTTGCCCGGCTTGGCGGAACCTCAGAGGGCATGACGAACCTCTGGGAAGACCTGGAAACCGGGCCGGACGCGCCCGAGGAGATCTACGCGGTCGTGGAGTGTCTCAAAGGCGAGCGCAACAAGTACGAGTACGACAAGGACGTCCCCGGCGTCGTGCTCGATCGCGTGCTGCACTCGAACGTCCACTACCCCTACGACTACGGCTTCATCCCCCAGACCTACTACGACGACGAGGACCCGTTCGACGTGATGGTAATGGTCGAGGACGCGACGTTCCCCGGCTGCGTGATCGAGGCCCGCCCGGTCGCGCTGATGAAGATGGACGACGACGGCGAGCAGGACGACAAAGTCATCGCGGTCCCCAGCGAGGACCCCCGCTTCGACCACATCCAGGACATCGACGACATCCCCCAGCAGACGCTCGACGAGATCGACGAGTTCTTCGAGACGTACAAGAACCTCGAGGAGGGGAAGGAGGTCACCACTCTGGGCTGGGAGGACAAGCAGGCCGCGCTCGACGCCGTCGAGCACGCACAGGATCTCTACGACGAGACGTTCTAACCAGTCACGGCTCGTGACCAGCGAGCGACGTCATGTCGCTCGTTCGGAGCGTATTGCCGTGACTGTGTGATGACCAACTGCGGCTCGGGACCGCGCTACCGACGCCGCTTCGCACGCGCTCTTCGGCCCGACGAGTGCGTCGGGCCACCCGGTACGCTCCCGTCGCCGATGCGCCCCAGTTCTCCCTCACAGCTTCGCCGATACCCACGAGACATGGGTATACCTGCGACGTATCAGTCGCTGCCGATCGATACGTTATGCGTATGGGTAATCTCTTGAGTGGTGAGGCCCGAACGTCGCACATGGCCACGAAGCAGCACTCCGTCGGCATCGACCACGTCACCGTCGTCCCCGAACCGGCGGCACGAGCCGACGAGAGCGAGGACGACGACGAGAGCTAGCGGTTCTCGATAACCTCGCCGACGCGGTCTAACCCTTCGCGGAGTTCTTCGGTCGGGAGGCCGAACCCGATCCGGAAACGGTCCCCGTAGGGGCCGAACAGGTGCCCGGGCGCCAGCACTACCGACGCCTCCTCGACCACGACGCGGCAGAACTCCTCGGCGTCCGCGAACCCCTCCGGCACCGTCACGAACCCGTTGACGCCGACCGGCTCGTGCCAGTCGAGGCCGTGCTCGTCGAGCCAGTCGGCGACGATCCCGCGGTGGTCGGTCGCGAGATCGCGGTTCTCGGCCAGGATATCGTCCTCCTGCTCGCCAAGCGCCTGCTTCGCGACGTGCTGGCCGAACAGCGTGGGCGAGATGGTGGTGTAGTCCTTCCAGCGCCACGCGCGTTCGACCACCTCCTCGTCGCCGACGAGCCAGCCGAACCGCAGGCCGGCGAGTCCGTAGGCCTTCGTGAGGCTCGTGGTGGAGAGCCCGTACTCGCCCATCGCCGCCGCCGGCGTGATGGGCTCCTCGGCGAGCAGGCGGTACACCTCGTCACAGAGCAGGTACGCGTCGTGCTCGGCCGCGAGGTCGTACAGCTCCCGGACCGTCTCCTCGTCGTGGTACTCGCCGGTGGGGTTGTTGGGGTTGTTGAGCACGACCACTGCCGTGTCCTCGCGGATCGCCTCCCGGACGCCGGCCACGTCGACGCTCCAGTTCTCGCGGTTCAGCGGCACCCGCGTCACCTCGCCGAACGCCTCCGGGACGGCGTGGAGCGCCTGGTACGTCGGCGTCACGACGACCGCGTGGTCGCCGTGCTCGGAGTTCAAAAGCGAGAGGAAGGTGAGGAAGTTCGCCTCCTGCGTGCCGACGGTGAACAGCACCTCGTCGGCGCTCCGGCCGTAGCGTTCGCCCACGTCGGCGCGGAACTCCGGGTCGCCGTTGGTGGGGATCACGTACCCCAGCTTCCCGGGGTCGAGATCGAAGCGGCCGGCCGGCAGCGACCTGATCCCGCTCTCGGCGAGCATGATGTCTGCGTCGTGTTCGTACTCCGCGAACCAGCGTTCGAGCCCGAACGGCGAGACGTCCATACGCTCCTTGCGTCACGGGTCGACAAAAACCACCTGCTGCCGGCTACTCTCGATCGCGCTTTCGCATGTTCTGACGCGTGAACTGCGGCGTCGCCCGGATCGACCGCCGTTTCCGCCGGAATGAGCGCCAGAGCGCGAACACCAGCGGCGCCGTCACGGCGAGGATGCCGAGGGAGATCCGCCAGTCCTGCCCGAACGCGTAGATCAGCGCCGCCGAGAGCACGCCGGCGGCGACGAAGATCCCCAGGATCAGTCGCTTCGCGAGATCCCGAAACACGTCGTCCTCGTCCTGGACGTTGATGTTGACCGTGAGGTTCTCGTCCTCGACGCCGTCGAGCACGCGGTCGAGCTTCGGCGGGACCGACACCAGCGCGCCGGCGGTCTCCTGGGCCCGGTCGGCGGCGTCGCCGGCGATCTTGCGGGCGGTCTGTTCGCGGTACCCCTGCTCGGTGAGGTAGTCGGTCGCGACGCTGATGAAGTCGAACTCGGGGTCGAGCGTGACACACACTCCTTCGACGACGGTCGCGACACGGAGCACCAGCGCGAGGTTCCG
It encodes the following:
- a CDS encoding PadR family transcriptional regulator — its product is MSEAEAVNDEEPGIARDLTAFQQNILVILSEEAMYGLAIKRELEAFYGNEVNHGRLYPNLDDLVELDLVEKSELDKRTNQYELTEKGREAVLDSLEWTLSRYVTDESRADEISEIVDEQL
- the nreA gene encoding DNA repair protein NreA; this translates as MRLDEYLEYEADEAAERRRLAEEKNYEILDHLEEFESRFEEHVTDDALVGSVSPSIFVGRSDYPKVSTGILSPVGHEDDASQFETSGEWYDEGVGIADVFERRTSLLNSNRTGVGVDVHDAWDGFTGVQREIAIADRPVGVEVGLDDRPDVDYDVSRDDVATPVGPRATAQSADLTENPHVPRPVEKTLEDDDWQAQGAINYLYRRGFDVYDINTILSAGALGQAENRKLVPTRWSITAVDDTVGQYLRGTLRGTQSVDTVQVHHNEYLGNSFWVILAPGNWEYELVEMKAPGSIWNPDPEAGIYLASAHEKFEGRTGYVDETAGAYYAARLGVLEHLSEIDRQAKALVLRHVSDDYWGPVGVWQVREAVRHAFEGEHGTAETLSGAISEVCTHLPVSEGRLRRKSTMAAGLQSSLLEF
- a CDS encoding inorganic diphosphatase, with translation MTNLWEDLETGPDAPEEIYAVVECLKGERNKYEYDKDVPGVVLDRVLHSNVHYPYDYGFIPQTYYDDEDPFDVMVMVEDATFPGCVIEARPVALMKMDDDGEQDDKVIAVPSEDPRFDHIQDIDDIPQQTLDEIDEFFETYKNLEEGKEVTTLGWEDKQAALDAVEHAQDLYDETF
- the rnhA gene encoding ribonuclease HI, producing MPTVTVDPADARERLREAGVEIREGNTDHERWRAEHGDAVAVAYDDKVVVQGSSPTDLTLLLKNGGGRAHVYFDGASRGNPGPAAVGWAIVSSDGVVAEGGETIGRRTNNQAEYEALLRALRAAKDLGLEEVDVRGDSQLVVKQLRGEWNTNDPELKELRVTARELLRAFDRWDVEHVPREINDRADDLANEALDDR
- a CDS encoding aminotransferase class I/II-fold pyridoxal phosphate-dependent enzyme; this encodes MDVSPFGLERWFAEYEHDADIMLAESGIRSLPAGRFDLDPGKLGYVIPTNGDPEFRADVGERYGRSADEVLFTVGTQEANFLTFLSLLNSEHGDHAVVVTPTYQALHAVPEAFGEVTRVPLNRENWSVDVAGVREAIREDTAVVVLNNPNNPTGEYHDEETVRELYDLAAEHDAYLLCDEVYRLLAEEPITPAAAMGEYGLSTTSLTKAYGLAGLRFGWLVGDEEVVERAWRWKDYTTISPTLFGQHVAKQALGEQEDDILAENRDLATDHRGIVADWLDEHGLDWHEPVGVNGFVTVPEGFADAEEFCRVVVEEASVVLAPGHLFGPYGDRFRIGFGLPTEELREGLDRVGEVIENR
- a CDS encoding Mut7-C RNAse domain-containing protein codes for the protein MSENGDADRFLLDVMLGKLATYLRMCGYDTAYALDRGIEADEELRPLAESEGRTLLTRDEELATATDDAVLLTEREVEQQLRELRATGVELSLPDHPQRCSACNGEVEPADLDDAPEHVPDGVEPYRCRDCGQWFWRGSHWDDVQETLAAI
- a CDS encoding DUF5789 family protein, translated to MSEEETEEEAEEPAVELGEGADVEGAPIARVAARLTWPQERSRIVEKEGDATIRTPDGPRTLSELLEETDTTYFDTRQTFVEAVEDVVGRGPIATE
- a CDS encoding ECF transporter S component, yielding MTSLSEVYKPDAEFQTSLRRLYAGLGLFALGGLLAIAGIVVGATTPMTSLTASWEWAGILAGLGVPAAILGIFTVLPSGRRTRVAAVIGAALSLLGVALFAHAYPCQWVGTNCLGDQRLLTLPVALLYSAGIITTLWCLFTGIVNFESRNSPGGTAHVEVATQGETKVIEVPTSELPKFSGSMGVLGGTPEVDSPDRPGAGGGSDSSVASDGGASTNTINGVSNGGAFVDGSEIADAGPSSPSSGSDEPSATGSRSDDERGDSVGSKPPRRENRENAAGRTGSGSPSTGNVKGVDTGNSPRRDDDWTPTGATPERASSGPDRDSYCGSCKHFEYVQTDEGMQPYCGFHEGLMDDMDACDEYTPRK